Proteins encoded in a region of the bacterium genome:
- a CDS encoding amidohydrolase/deacetylase family metallohydrolase gives MAMQRFDLVIRGARVIDPAQDLDERADVGIRDGRIAGVGRIPDEAPDIVDAAGLIVSPGWIDLHAHVAHKFGRTSVHPDHDAGVARGVTTVVDAGSCGAGLYDAFSAYVVRGATTRVLAFLNVSLHTSIAPRHGSWENFDQKQTIATAERYAGEILGIKVLASRTHCGNMALTPVKLAVQAARLSGTRVMCHIGNAPPVIQDVLALLGPGDIITHCWHGKPGGLLDRHGLPIPEARAAADRGVLFDIGHGSQSFSFETARRAMAGGLPLHSISTDIHARNVAGRVRDMATTMGKFLHLGLSLRQVIAASTLGPAKAIGLEREIGTLRPGAAADVTVFRLRE, from the coding sequence ATGGCGATGCAGCGATTCGACCTGGTGATTCGGGGGGCGCGGGTGATCGATCCGGCGCAGGACCTCGACGAACGCGCCGACGTCGGAATCCGGGACGGCCGGATCGCCGGAGTCGGCCGCATCCCCGACGAAGCCCCCGACATTGTGGACGCCGCCGGTCTCATCGTCTCCCCCGGCTGGATCGACCTGCACGCACATGTCGCCCACAAATTTGGGCGCACGAGCGTCCATCCCGATCACGACGCCGGGGTGGCGCGGGGCGTGACCACGGTCGTGGACGCCGGGTCGTGCGGGGCCGGCCTGTACGACGCGTTCTCCGCGTACGTCGTCCGGGGGGCGACCACGCGGGTGCTGGCGTTCCTCAACGTGTCCCTGCACACATCGATCGCGCCCCGCCACGGCTCCTGGGAGAACTTCGACCAGAAGCAGACGATTGCGACCGCCGAGCGATACGCGGGGGAGATCCTCGGCATCAAAGTCCTGGCCAGCCGGACGCACTGCGGGAACATGGCGCTCACCCCGGTCAAGCTGGCGGTGCAGGCGGCGCGATTGTCTGGGACGCGCGTGATGTGCCACATCGGCAACGCCCCACCGGTGATCCAGGACGTCCTCGCGCTCCTGGGCCCGGGCGACATCATCACGCACTGCTGGCACGGCAAGCCCGGCGGGCTGCTCGACCGTCACGGACTCCCGATCCCCGAGGCGCGGGCCGCGGCGGATCGGGGCGTCCTGTTTGACATCGGGCACGGGTCGCAGAGCTTCTCATTCGAGACCGCGCGGCGGGCGATGGCGGGCGGACTCCCCCTCCATTCGATCAGCACCGACATCCACGCAAGGAATGTGGCGGGCCGGGTGCGCGATATGGCCACCACGATGGGCAAGTTCCTGCACCTCGGACTGTCGCTCAGGCAGGTGATCGCCGCCTCGACCCTCGGCCCGGCGAAGGCCATCGGGCTCGAGAGGGAGATCGGGACGCTTCGCCCGGGGGCGGCCGCCGACGTGACGGTGTTCCGGCTTAGAGAGG